A part of Haloarchaeobius sp. HME9146 genomic DNA contains:
- a CDS encoding ABC transporter permease, with translation MSTETSDSKSKTVGTDRGLLTRLRESPFLSQLLSNRLALMGIGIILMMLVIAVYARLFYDLSLLQRSRLGTTFVDRAPPGWLGSAGVTEQLFGTDASARDIYKRTLYGAWIALKFGTVTVGLSTTLGVGFGILAAYYGDVTDNVIMRSMDVLLAFPSLLLALALVAVFPEQITTPGFLQALPFFGEEITLGLWRAVAALTLVYTPRFARVVRGAALKVLEDEYIEATQALGARDARVLIRHVVPNTLAPVTVQSTLNFGLAIIDLAALSFLGFGAKAGTPSWGLMLSNGVSNGLQTGLWWMSFFPGLFLALTVLGFNLLGDGMRDALDPRMRETVD, from the coding sequence ATGAGCACGGAAACATCGGACTCGAAGTCGAAGACGGTCGGGACGGACCGTGGGCTGCTCACGCGGCTACGCGAGTCGCCGTTCCTCTCGCAACTCCTGTCGAACCGCCTCGCCCTCATGGGCATCGGCATCATCCTGATGATGCTGGTGATCGCCGTCTACGCCCGGCTGTTCTACGATCTCTCGCTCCTCCAGCGGTCGCGGCTGGGGACCACGTTCGTGGACCGCGCACCGCCGGGGTGGCTCGGCTCCGCGGGGGTGACGGAGCAGCTGTTCGGCACCGACGCGTCCGCCCGCGACATCTACAAGCGGACGCTGTACGGGGCGTGGATCGCCCTGAAGTTCGGGACCGTCACCGTCGGGCTCTCGACCACGCTGGGCGTCGGGTTCGGCATCCTCGCCGCGTACTACGGCGACGTGACGGACAACGTCATCATGCGGTCGATGGACGTGCTGCTCGCGTTCCCGTCGCTGCTGCTGGCGCTGGCGCTGGTCGCCGTCTTCCCGGAGCAGATCACCACGCCGGGGTTCCTGCAGGCGCTCCCGTTCTTCGGTGAGGAGATCACCCTCGGACTGTGGCGGGCAGTCGCCGCGCTCACGCTGGTGTACACGCCGCGGTTCGCCCGCGTCGTCCGCGGGGCCGCGCTGAAGGTACTCGAAGACGAGTACATCGAGGCGACGCAGGCGCTCGGTGCACGCGACGCCCGGGTGCTGATTCGCCACGTCGTGCCGAACACGCTCGCCCCCGTGACGGTCCAGTCCACGCTGAACTTCGGGCTGGCCATCATCGACCTGGCGGCGCTCTCGTTCCTCGGCTTCGGTGCCAAGGCCGGGACGCCGTCGTGGGGGCTGATGCTCTCGAACGGTGTGAGCAACGGGCTCCAGACCGGCCTGTGGTGGATGTCGTTCTTCCCCGGGCTGTTCCTCGCGCTGACCGTCCTCGGGTTCAACCTGCTCGGTGACGGCATGCGCGACGCGCTGGACCCGCGGATGCGCGAGACGGTCGACTGA
- a CDS encoding ABC transporter substrate-binding protein has translation MARDTVDRRSFLKAAGTATVAATTTAGCLGSLSGDSGGGGGTLVYSRGDHPTNYDPQQTTSGEVAKVTNQIFDQLIQFAPGSGGQLSDSLATEYSLDGTTATLTLQEGVTFHNGEEFTAADAKATIRRFTDSEYDYYLGDENRSGYGPFTFGSWVKSIDASSDYELSIELTQQYAPFLRNLAMFAAAILSKKQIESLGSNPSGQVKLGTDPKGTGPFQFDELDNSNQRVRLAAYGDFWGDGPNVDEVVFSTIKQNSTRVSSVIEGESHITDNLDSQSSKQVQDADTATLASKNGINVGYMAFNMARKEEFRDKKVRQAISYAVNTEAIVNQIYEGFASQADQPLPPDVLGHNVNLDPYPTDKDKASTMLEEAGASDIEFELATFSNPRGYNPSPVQTANQVKSDLEEIGLTVNINQFSTFSSYLDYTAQGKHDACFLGWYTDNADPDNFLYVLLDPKVDMDAVPDGQDWVSFDTEGYSTLNVGGWANTEFMETVREGQSTYDEAKRKELYRKANEIAHDEAPWIFVDYAQTLRAVNEAVESDSYTVSSVGGPYLETVTLK, from the coding sequence ATGGCACGCGATACGGTTGACAGACGCAGTTTCTTGAAGGCAGCTGGGACGGCGACCGTCGCAGCGACGACGACGGCTGGGTGTCTCGGCTCCCTCAGTGGTGACAGTGGTGGGGGCGGGGGCACACTCGTCTACTCGCGCGGCGACCACCCGACCAACTACGACCCGCAGCAGACGACAAGCGGTGAGGTCGCGAAGGTCACGAACCAGATCTTCGACCAGCTCATCCAGTTCGCGCCCGGCAGCGGGGGCCAGCTCAGCGACAGTCTCGCGACCGAGTACAGCCTCGACGGGACGACCGCGACGCTGACCCTCCAGGAGGGCGTGACGTTCCACAACGGCGAGGAGTTCACGGCGGCCGACGCCAAGGCGACCATCCGTCGCTTCACCGACTCCGAGTACGACTACTACCTCGGCGACGAGAACCGCTCCGGCTACGGCCCGTTCACCTTCGGGAGCTGGGTCAAGAGCATCGACGCCAGCAGCGACTACGAGCTGTCCATCGAGCTCACCCAGCAGTACGCGCCGTTCCTCCGCAACCTCGCGATGTTCGCGGCGGCCATCCTCTCGAAGAAACAGATCGAGTCCCTGGGTTCCAACCCGAGCGGCCAGGTCAAGCTCGGCACGGACCCCAAGGGGACCGGCCCGTTCCAGTTCGACGAACTCGACAACTCCAACCAGCGCGTCCGTCTCGCCGCCTACGGTGACTTCTGGGGCGACGGACCGAACGTCGACGAGGTCGTCTTCTCGACCATCAAGCAGAACTCCACGCGCGTCTCCAGCGTCATCGAGGGCGAGTCCCACATCACGGACAACCTCGACTCGCAGTCCTCGAAGCAGGTCCAGGACGCCGACACGGCGACGCTGGCCTCCAAGAACGGCATCAACGTCGGGTACATGGCGTTCAACATGGCCCGCAAGGAGGAGTTCCGTGACAAGAAGGTCCGCCAGGCCATCAGCTATGCGGTGAACACGGAAGCCATCGTCAACCAGATCTACGAGGGCTTCGCCAGCCAGGCCGACCAGCCGCTCCCGCCGGACGTCCTCGGGCACAACGTGAACCTCGACCCGTACCCGACGGACAAGGACAAGGCGTCGACGATGCTCGAGGAGGCCGGTGCGTCCGACATCGAGTTCGAGCTCGCGACGTTCTCGAACCCGCGTGGGTACAACCCGAGCCCGGTCCAGACGGCCAACCAGGTCAAGTCCGACCTCGAGGAGATCGGCCTGACGGTGAACATCAACCAGTTCTCCACGTTCTCCTCCTACCTCGACTACACCGCCCAGGGCAAGCACGACGCGTGTTTCCTCGGCTGGTACACCGACAACGCGGACCCGGACAACTTCCTGTACGTCCTGCTCGACCCGAAGGTCGACATGGACGCCGTTCCGGACGGCCAGGACTGGGTCAGCTTCGACACGGAGGGCTACAGCACCCTCAACGTCGGCGGCTGGGCCAACACCGAGTTCATGGAGACGGTGCGTGAGGGCCAGTCCACCTACGACGAGGCCAAGCGCAAGGAGCTCTACCGGAAGGCGAACGAGATCGCTCACGACGAAGCGCCGTGGATCTTCGTGGACTACGCACAGACGCTGCGTGCGGTCAACGAGGCGGTCGAGTCCGACTCCTACACCGTCAGTTCTGTCGGTGGACCGTACCTTGAGACGGTTACACTGAAGTAG
- a CDS encoding PHB depolymerase family esterase has protein sequence MRRRDILKSAGTALAATGAVAAGSTGTLAAGGSFTHEYWDGYHYTKYVPSDGAAGKPLLVMLHGCGQEPAEFARATGMNAVAERGGFVVVYPDQSSFANSFDCWNWYYDYNTERGSGEGESITSIAQHEIAEESLDASRVYVAGFSAGAAMVPNLLVAYPDVYAAGGVHSGLEYDAAETATGATYAMTWGGPDPYYQGEAAYDAMQANGVVGEVPTIVFHGTSDTTVYPVNGDQATVQAIETNDLASDGADDGNVDATPESDDSGTTGGYDWRRRQFEDGTGNVAVEYWEVEGMGHDWAGGDAGDAYTAPDAPDASEAMWTFFSRW, from the coding sequence ATGAGGCGACGTGACATCCTGAAGTCGGCGGGGACAGCACTGGCAGCCACGGGCGCGGTCGCGGCCGGGTCGACAGGGACCCTCGCGGCGGGCGGCAGCTTCACCCACGAGTACTGGGACGGCTACCACTACACGAAGTACGTCCCCTCCGACGGGGCGGCCGGCAAGCCGTTGCTGGTGATGCTCCACGGCTGCGGCCAGGAGCCGGCCGAGTTCGCCCGGGCGACCGGGATGAACGCGGTCGCCGAGCGCGGGGGGTTCGTCGTGGTGTACCCGGACCAGTCGTCGTTCGCGAACAGCTTCGACTGCTGGAACTGGTACTACGACTACAACACCGAGCGCGGGTCGGGCGAGGGCGAGAGCATCACCAGCATCGCCCAGCACGAGATCGCCGAAGAATCGCTCGACGCCTCGCGGGTGTACGTCGCCGGCTTCTCCGCGGGGGCTGCGATGGTCCCGAACCTGCTCGTGGCCTACCCCGACGTGTACGCCGCGGGCGGGGTCCACTCCGGGCTGGAGTACGACGCCGCCGAGACCGCGACGGGCGCCACCTACGCGATGACGTGGGGGGGTCCGGACCCGTACTATCAGGGCGAGGCCGCCTACGACGCGATGCAGGCCAACGGCGTCGTCGGCGAGGTTCCAACTATCGTCTTCCACGGGACGAGCGACACCACCGTCTACCCGGTCAACGGCGACCAGGCGACCGTGCAGGCCATCGAGACGAACGACCTCGCGAGCGACGGGGCCGACGACGGGAACGTCGACGCGACACCAGAATCAGACGATTCTGGGACGACGGGTGGCTACGACTGGCGCAGGCGGCAGTTCGAGGACGGGACAGGAAACGTCGCAGTCGAGTACTGGGAGGTCGAGGGGATGGGCCACGACTGGGCCGGCGGAGATGCGGGCGATGCCTACACCGCGCCGGATGCGCCGGACGCCAGCGAGGCCATGTGGACGTTCTTCTCGCGCTGGTAG
- a CDS encoding right-handed parallel beta-helix repeat-containing protein gives MGSKGNRRESAVDRTAGTRRPAVGRRALLQGMAVGVLSAGVGGASTTVAVASADETLEWDGRPVVLSEPNTTYQLVSDFYGTITIEANGITLDGADFVIEPTEETGQPGDGVAVRPMQRAPTDGPPDEEESSDEIEPLGEDESPAESDSPGEAGPSDENGPPGEGSVRGDEAVIGVSIENLVVKNAQTGIRAFNAPALRLKNVDVEGARGGVNVSSASWDVADSDRSVPAETVLEQVRVRRSQWDGFVVARTPVRFRSCLADRCGGPARASGFRLQDNGMVSISRCLAQNCNEYGFHLTSETPTDASVRMAAALGNGTSGIHSHAVDDLELYCCYAGENAIDGIAVVEVDRLSMLDCTASENDGTGIAVVTTDAGTGIYAGVVAEGNGEQLRLPAAFEERPRGDFAHEGCVPSTMKDRLLDWAAQKRERTEPVEPPASPPGNGGSV, from the coding sequence ATGGGTTCGAAGGGCAACCGTCGCGAATCGGCAGTCGACCGAACTGCAGGGACCCGGCGACCCGCGGTCGGTCGACGGGCGCTCTTGCAGGGGATGGCTGTCGGCGTCCTCTCGGCCGGTGTCGGAGGGGCCAGCACGACGGTCGCCGTCGCCAGCGCGGACGAAACGCTCGAATGGGACGGTAGACCGGTCGTGCTCTCCGAGCCGAACACGACCTACCAGCTCGTGAGCGACTTCTACGGGACCATCACCATCGAGGCGAACGGCATCACCCTCGACGGCGCAGACTTCGTCATCGAACCGACGGAAGAAACGGGCCAGCCGGGAGACGGTGTGGCCGTCAGGCCGATGCAACGAGCGCCGACCGATGGACCACCGGATGAGGAGGAATCCTCGGACGAGATCGAACCATTGGGCGAGGATGAATCACCGGCTGAGAGCGACTCACCGGGCGAGGCTGGACCTTCAGACGAGAATGGACCACCGGGTGAGGGTTCCGTTCGGGGAGACGAGGCGGTCATCGGCGTCAGCATCGAGAACCTCGTGGTCAAGAACGCCCAGACCGGTATCCGGGCGTTCAACGCCCCGGCCCTTCGCCTGAAGAACGTGGACGTGGAGGGGGCACGCGGTGGCGTCAACGTCTCCTCCGCGTCGTGGGACGTGGCCGACAGCGACCGGTCGGTCCCGGCCGAGACGGTCCTCGAACAGGTTCGTGTCCGTCGGTCGCAGTGGGACGGCTTCGTGGTGGCTCGGACGCCGGTTCGGTTCCGCAGCTGTCTGGCCGACCGGTGCGGTGGGCCAGCCAGGGCGTCGGGGTTCAGGCTGCAGGACAACGGGATGGTCTCGATATCGAGGTGCCTCGCGCAGAACTGCAACGAGTACGGGTTCCATCTGACCAGCGAGACCCCGACGGATGCATCGGTCCGGATGGCCGCCGCGCTCGGGAACGGAACCAGCGGCATCCACAGCCACGCCGTCGACGACCTGGAGCTGTACTGCTGTTACGCCGGGGAGAACGCCATCGATGGCATCGCCGTGGTCGAGGTCGACCGGCTGTCGATGCTGGACTGTACCGCGAGTGAGAACGACGGGACCGGCATCGCGGTCGTGACGACCGATGCGGGCACCGGCATCTACGCGGGGGTCGTAGCCGAGGGGAACGGGGAGCAGTTACGGCTTCCAGCGGCGTTCGAGGAACGGCCGCGCGGGGACTTCGCCCACGAGGGCTGTGTCCCGAGTACAATGAAGGACCGGCTCCTCGACTGGGCTGCCCAGAAGCGCGAGAGGACCGAACCAGTGGAACCGCCGGCCAGTCCGCCAGGCAACGGTGGGTCGGTGTGA
- a CDS encoding DUF5806 family protein produces MTEQTPDDSPEVPDAVDEEPDTPERADLEQTRDDQEPAAESAEQSEPAAVSDTETAESDAADTAATESETDAEADTDPTPGVPSEENLDVPEDVAKYDRFKKMDGAQYDRVNEFLRDRTYITAREWAIARLCSDFRTETGVEMTKIGENLPELVPFMTDTYTPQAVNQARSAFEDKIRTAGATFLYGAMCDFFTAEELDDVMYEATEVAKFLLEVEGVNLSVEEELDAEERISSVMREVREASSELREQEE; encoded by the coding sequence ATGACCGAGCAGACGCCCGACGATTCCCCCGAGGTCCCCGACGCTGTCGACGAGGAGCCGGACACCCCAGAACGAGCCGACCTGGAACAGACCAGAGACGACCAGGAACCGGCAGCCGAGTCGGCCGAGCAGTCAGAACCGGCCGCAGTTTCTGACACTGAGACGGCCGAATCCGACGCAGCCGACACAGCCGCCACCGAATCCGAGACGGACGCCGAAGCCGACACCGACCCCACCCCCGGCGTTCCCTCCGAGGAGAACCTCGACGTGCCCGAGGACGTGGCGAAGTACGACCGCTTCAAGAAGATGGACGGGGCGCAGTACGACCGCGTCAACGAGTTCCTGCGCGACCGGACCTACATCACGGCCCGCGAGTGGGCCATCGCCCGGCTGTGTTCCGACTTCCGCACCGAGACGGGCGTCGAGATGACCAAGATTGGTGAGAACCTGCCCGAACTCGTCCCGTTCATGACCGACACGTACACGCCACAGGCCGTGAACCAGGCGCGCTCGGCGTTCGAGGACAAGATTCGGACTGCAGGCGCGACGTTCCTCTACGGCGCGATGTGTGACTTCTTCACCGCCGAGGAGCTGGACGACGTGATGTACGAGGCGACCGAGGTCGCGAAGTTCCTGCTCGAGGTGGAGGGCGTGAACCTCTCGGTCGAGGAGGAACTCGACGCCGAAGAGCGCATCTCGTCGGTGATGCGGGAGGTGCGCGAGGCGAGTTCGGAACTGCGCGAGCAAGAGGAGTAA
- a CDS encoding ABC transporter permease produces the protein MVSKRFVLKRLLLLVPVLFGVASLVFAILHLAPGDPVRVILGQRASAEQIAQVREQLGLNDPFLVQYVRFLADAAQFEFGQSYQIAKGQPVREVLIEKLPVTVELALYGQAIGLLLGIPLGVLSAVKQDTLTDHATRIGALAGISVPIYWSGPLLILFFSIYLGIFPTSGRIGSTIFLDNSWSLLGVELPLTGMVTIDTLLLGRLDAWLSAVHHMFLPAVTIGVYSMALVSRMMRSSMLEVVRQDYMRTARAKGQGAKITTLKHGFKNAMIPVITVVGIQFGTLLGGAVLTETVFGIGGVGTLLVDAIGASDYPLVQGTVLTFALLFTLVTLGVDITYSYLDPRIQQ, from the coding sequence ATGGTCTCTAAGCGGTTCGTACTGAAACGGCTGTTACTGCTCGTGCCGGTCCTGTTCGGAGTGGCGTCGCTGGTCTTCGCCATCCTCCATCTGGCCCCGGGTGACCCCGTCAGGGTCATCCTCGGCCAGCGGGCCTCCGCGGAGCAGATCGCACAGGTTCGCGAGCAACTCGGGTTGAACGACCCCTTCTTGGTGCAGTACGTCCGGTTCCTCGCCGATGCAGCCCAGTTCGAGTTCGGCCAGTCCTACCAGATCGCGAAGGGCCAGCCGGTCAGGGAGGTCCTGATCGAGAAGCTCCCGGTCACGGTGGAGCTCGCGCTGTACGGCCAGGCCATCGGACTCCTGCTCGGCATCCCACTGGGCGTCCTCTCGGCCGTGAAGCAGGACACGCTGACGGACCACGCGACCCGTATCGGGGCGCTCGCCGGTATCTCGGTGCCCATCTACTGGTCCGGGCCGCTGCTCATCCTGTTCTTCTCCATCTACCTGGGCATCTTCCCGACCAGTGGTCGCATCGGCAGCACCATCTTCCTCGACAACAGCTGGTCCCTCCTCGGGGTCGAGTTGCCGCTGACGGGGATGGTCACGATCGACACGCTGTTGCTGGGTCGCCTCGACGCCTGGCTTTCGGCGGTGCATCACATGTTCCTCCCGGCGGTGACCATCGGGGTGTACTCGATGGCGCTCGTCTCGCGGATGATGCGCTCGTCGATGCTCGAGGTCGTCAGGCAGGACTACATGCGGACCGCCCGCGCCAAGGGCCAGGGTGCGAAGATCACGACGTTGAAACACGGGTTCAAGAACGCGATGATCCCCGTCATCACCGTCGTCGGCATCCAGTTCGGGACGCTGCTCGGTGGTGCGGTGCTGACCGAGACGGTGTTCGGCATCGGTGGCGTCGGCACGCTGCTGGTCGACGCCATCGGCGCGAGTGACTACCCGCTCGTGCAGGGCACCGTGTTGACGTTCGCACTACTGTTCACGCTCGTGACCCTGGGCGTCGACATCACGTACAGCTACCTCGACCCACGCATCCAACAATGA
- a CDS encoding dihydroorotase gives MRIGNATLPDGTTADVEVEDGTITAVGDLGGEYDVDATGKLLFPGAIDAHVHFRQPGYGHKETWGTGSQSAAAGGVTTVVDQPNTSPPTTTGEAFDQKAEFAEQSVVDWGINGGVTADWDPESLFDRPLFALGEVFLADSTGDMGIEADLFAEAVELAGQHGVTVTVHAEDADLFDESAKSRDDADAWSAYRAAEAEAAAVERACEVGAEFEADIHIAHTSTPEGVDAAAEAGATCEVTPHHLFLSRDDLPELGTFGRMNPPLRSEARRGQVFERVADGTVDIIATDHAPHTREEKDASIWDAPSGVPGVETMVPLLLEEARKGTLSYERVRDLVAANPASIFDLPAKGRIQEGMDADLALYDTENPREIRGEDLHSNCGWTPFEGKQGVFPEWTMLRGEVVWDAEDGFGEVAGKNVRE, from the coding sequence ATGCGCATCGGCAACGCCACGCTGCCGGACGGGACGACCGCCGACGTCGAGGTCGAGGATGGAACGATTACCGCCGTGGGAGACCTCGGCGGCGAGTACGACGTGGACGCGACCGGGAAACTGCTCTTCCCCGGCGCCATCGACGCCCACGTCCACTTCCGCCAGCCCGGCTACGGCCACAAGGAGACCTGGGGAACAGGGTCGCAGAGCGCGGCCGCGGGCGGTGTCACGACCGTCGTCGACCAGCCGAACACCAGCCCGCCGACCACGACGGGCGAGGCGTTCGACCAGAAAGCCGAGTTCGCCGAACAGTCGGTCGTCGACTGGGGCATCAACGGCGGCGTCACGGCCGACTGGGACCCCGAGTCGCTGTTCGACCGGCCCCTGTTCGCCCTCGGTGAGGTGTTCCTCGCCGATTCGACCGGCGACATGGGTATCGAGGCCGACCTGTTCGCCGAGGCCGTCGAACTCGCCGGGCAGCACGGCGTGACAGTCACGGTCCACGCCGAGGACGCCGACCTGTTCGACGAATCCGCGAAGTCCCGGGACGACGCCGACGCGTGGTCGGCCTACCGCGCCGCCGAGGCCGAGGCCGCCGCCGTCGAGCGCGCCTGCGAGGTCGGGGCCGAATTCGAGGCCGACATCCACATCGCCCACACCTCCACGCCGGAGGGTGTGGACGCTGCTGCCGAGGCGGGCGCGACCTGCGAGGTCACCCCGCACCACCTGTTCCTCTCACGTGACGACCTGCCCGAACTCGGCACCTTCGGTCGGATGAACCCGCCCCTCCGGAGCGAGGCGCGGCGCGGACAGGTGTTCGAGCGCGTCGCCGACGGCACCGTCGATATCATCGCGACCGACCACGCCCCCCACACCCGCGAGGAGAAGGACGCCAGCATCTGGGACGCACCCTCGGGTGTCCCGGGCGTCGAGACGATGGTCCCGCTGCTGCTCGAAGAAGCACGCAAGGGGACCCTCAGCTACGAGCGCGTCCGCGACCTCGTCGCCGCGAACCCGGCGAGCATCTTCGACCTCCCGGCCAAGGGCCGGATTCAGGAGGGCATGGACGCCGACCTCGCGCTGTACGATACCGAGAATCCCCGCGAAATCCGCGGCGAGGACCTCCACTCGAACTGCGGCTGGACCCCGTTCGAGGGGAAACAGGGGGTGTTCCCCGAGTGGACGATGCTCCGCGGCGAGGTCGTCTGGGACGCCGAGGACGGGTTCGGCGAAGTCGCAGGAAAGAACGTCCGCGAGTAG
- a CDS encoding ABC transporter ATP-binding protein, with protein sequence MTDLLSLSDLQTQFKTERGTVKAVDGVDLTIREGETVGLVGESGSGKSVTALSAMQLVDDPGEIAGGDVTFRDAELATELREKYPKKADGFVSGDTVTLTDAPEAAMRDIRGGDMSMIFQDPMTSLNPAVTVGEQVAESLRLHRYDGKRKDTWLNAIRELFPDRDVDDRVIEDTINILDAVGIPEPEARLDEYPHEFSGGMRQRVLIAIALACRPKLLIADEPTTALDVTIQAQILDLINDLQDDFGMSVLFITHDLGVVAETCDRVAVMYAGEIVEEGPVEEIFHNPSHPYTYALLESIPTEDSDRLTPIEGNVPDLIDMPAGCHFAPRCPWATDECTSGEMPFKQHGGPDVQHRAKCVLDEFEESEYGADLETVSAEREEFGGEPLLEVDDLHKYFSRADDLLDKWLSNEPQTVKAVDGVDLDIYEGETLGLVGESGCGKSTTGRAILRLLEPTDGTVVFAGDDLGGLGSKGLREKRQDMQMIFQDPLSSLDPRMTVGQTIIEPLKIHDLPENTGGKSQRQARRDRAVELMEAVGLEPAQFDRYPHEMSGGQRQRVGIARALAVDPDFIVADEPVSALDVSVQAQILNLMEDLQEEFGLTYLFIAHDLSVVRHICDRVAVMYLGQVVETAPTWELFDDPQHPYTQALLSSIPKPDPLEDTDDRIILKGDVPSPIDPPSGCSFRTRCPQVIPPADLDVDQETFRAVMDFRQRVEARDISLDAVQDEAVEDDPGEVEPPMQAATDGGASTRDLVDALVDREFEEPPRGEAGSIVREVCELVVADEWEQAESRLQETFETPCEQDDPELAGDRHQTACHLPR encoded by the coding sequence ATGACCGACCTACTGTCTCTCTCCGACTTGCAGACACAGTTCAAGACGGAGCGCGGCACGGTGAAGGCCGTCGACGGGGTCGACCTCACCATCCGCGAAGGGGAAACCGTCGGACTCGTTGGCGAAAGCGGGTCGGGCAAGAGCGTGACGGCGCTGTCGGCGATGCAACTCGTCGACGACCCCGGCGAGATCGCCGGCGGTGACGTGACGTTCCGCGACGCCGAACTCGCGACCGAACTGCGCGAGAAGTACCCGAAGAAGGCCGATGGGTTCGTCTCCGGGGATACGGTCACCCTGACTGACGCGCCCGAGGCGGCCATGCGAGACATCCGGGGCGGGGACATGAGCATGATCTTCCAGGACCCGATGACTTCGCTCAACCCCGCCGTGACCGTCGGCGAGCAGGTCGCAGAGAGCCTGCGCCTGCACCGCTACGACGGGAAACGAAAGGACACCTGGCTGAACGCAATCCGCGAGCTGTTCCCCGACCGCGACGTGGACGACCGTGTCATCGAGGACACCATCAACATCCTCGACGCGGTCGGTATCCCCGAGCCCGAGGCCCGGCTCGACGAGTACCCCCACGAGTTCTCCGGTGGGATGCGCCAGCGCGTCCTCATCGCCATCGCGCTCGCCTGCCGCCCGAAACTGCTCATCGCGGACGAGCCGACGACGGCACTGGACGTGACCATCCAGGCCCAGATTCTGGACCTCATCAACGACCTGCAGGACGACTTCGGCATGTCCGTGCTGTTCATCACGCACGACCTCGGCGTGGTCGCCGAGACGTGTGACCGCGTCGCCGTGATGTACGCCGGCGAGATCGTCGAGGAGGGCCCGGTCGAGGAGATATTCCACAACCCTTCGCACCCGTACACCTACGCCCTGCTCGAGTCCATCCCGACCGAGGACTCGGACCGCCTGACCCCCATCGAGGGGAACGTCCCGGACCTCATCGACATGCCTGCCGGGTGCCACTTCGCTCCCCGATGCCCCTGGGCGACCGACGAGTGTACCAGCGGCGAGATGCCGTTCAAGCAACACGGCGGCCCCGACGTCCAGCACCGGGCGAAGTGCGTCCTCGACGAGTTCGAGGAGAGCGAGTACGGGGCCGACCTGGAGACCGTCTCGGCCGAGCGCGAGGAGTTCGGTGGCGAGCCGCTCCTCGAGGTGGACGACCTGCACAAGTACTTCTCGCGGGCCGACGACCTGCTCGACAAGTGGCTCTCGAACGAGCCACAGACCGTGAAGGCGGTCGACGGCGTGGACCTCGACATCTACGAGGGCGAGACGCTGGGGCTGGTCGGCGAGTCCGGCTGTGGGAAGTCCACGACCGGCCGTGCCATCCTGCGACTGCTCGAACCGACCGACGGGACCGTCGTCTTTGCGGGGGACGACCTCGGCGGACTCGGCAGCAAGGGCCTTCGCGAGAAGCGACAGGACATGCAGATGATCTTCCAGGACCCGCTGTCGTCGCTGGACCCTCGGATGACGGTCGGCCAGACCATCATCGAGCCCCTGAAGATACACGACCTGCCCGAGAACACGGGCGGGAAGTCACAGCGCCAGGCGCGCCGCGACCGCGCCGTCGAGCTGATGGAGGCGGTCGGCCTCGAACCGGCGCAGTTCGACCGCTACCCCCACGAGATGTCCGGTGGGCAGCGCCAGCGCGTCGGCATCGCCCGGGCGCTCGCGGTCGACCCCGACTTCATCGTGGCCGACGAGCCGGTGTCGGCGCTGGACGTCTCGGTGCAAGCGCAGATTCTCAACCTCATGGAGGACCTTCAGGAGGAGTTCGGGCTCACCTACCTGTTCATCGCCCACGACCTCTCCGTCGTCCGGCACATCTGCGACCGCGTGGCCGTGATGTACCTCGGGCAGGTGGTCGAGACCGCGCCGACGTGGGAGCTGTTCGACGACCCGCAACATCCCTACACCCAGGCGTTGCTCTCCTCGATTCCCAAACCCGACCCCCTGGAGGACACCGACGACCGCATCATCCTCAAGGGCGACGTACCGAGCCCCATCGACCCGCCGTCGGGCTGTTCGTTCCGGACGCGCTGTCCCCAGGTCATCCCGCCGGCAGACCTCGACGTCGACCAGGAGACGTTCCGGGCGGTGATGGACTTCCGCCAGCGCGTCGAGGCGCGTGACATCAGCCTCGATGCGGTGCAGGACGAGGCGGTCGAAGACGACCCCGGCGAGGTCGAGCCACCGATGCAGGCCGCGACCGACGGCGGCGCATCGACGCGCGACCTCGTGGACGCCCTCGTCGACCGTGAGTTCGAGGAGCCGCCACGGGGCGAGGCCGGTAGCATCGTCCGCGAGGTGTGCGAGCTGGTCGTCGCCGACGAGTGGGAGCAGGCCGAATCGCGCCTGCAGGAGACGTTCGAGACCCCGTGTGAACAGGACGACCCCGAACTCGCCGGTGACCGCCACCAGACGGCCTGTCACCTCCCCCGGTAA